One Spea bombifrons isolate aSpeBom1 chromosome 1, aSpeBom1.2.pri, whole genome shotgun sequence DNA window includes the following coding sequences:
- the KIF2A gene encoding kinesin-like protein KIF2A isoform X3: MASSFGKIQIGIYVEIKRSDGRIHQAMVTSLNDDSESITVEWIENGDTKGKEIDLESIFALNPDLAPDEEIEPSPEMPPPPTPTTKVNKIVKNRRTVAPVKNETPARDNRVIGSARARTSQPIEQSASAQQNGSVSDISPDQPGKKDFGPPSRRKSNCVKEVEKLQEKREKRRLQQQELREKKAQEVDATNPNYEIMCMIRDFRGSLDYRPLTTADHIDEHRICVCVRKRPLNKKENTMRDLDVITIPSKDVVMVHEPKQKVDLTRFLENQTFRFDYAFDETAPNEMVYRFTARPLVETIFERGMATCFAYGQTGSGKTHTMGGDFSGKNQDCSKGIYALAARDVFQMLKKPNYKKLELQVYATFFEIYSGKVFDLLNRKTKLRVLEDGKQQVQVVGLQEREVKCVEDVLKLIEIGNSCRTSGQTSANAHSSRSHAVFQIILRKKGKLHGKFSLIDLAGNERGADTSSADRQTRLEGAEINKSLLALKECIRALGRNKPHTPFRASKLTQVLRDSFIGENSRTCMIATISPGMASCENTLNTLRYANRVKELTVDPNAAGDLRPMIHHAQSQLDDLEALWGVGSSPQRDDLKLLCEQNEEEVSPQLFTFHEAVSQMVEMEEQVVEDHRAVFQESIRWLEDEKALLEMAEEVDYDVDSYATQLEAILEQKIEILTELRDKVKSFRSALQEEEQASKQINPKRPRAL, from the exons GCCGAATTCACCAAGCAATGGTAACATCCTTGAATGACGACAGCGAAAGTATTACAGTTGAATGGATCGAAAATGGAGACACAAAAGGAAAAGAG ATCGACTTGGAAAGCATTTTTGCACTTAACCCTGACCTTGCTCCTGATGAAGAAATAGAACCGAGCCCTGAAATGCCACCTCCACCTACGCCTACAACTAAAGTGAACAAAATTGTCAAG AATCGACGAACTGTGGCACCTGTGAAGAATGAAACTCCTGCAAGAGACAATAGAG tgatcGGTTCTGCCCGCGCACGAACGAGCCAGCCTATCGAGCAGTCGGCCTCTGCACAGCAGAATGGTAGTGTTTCAGATATATCTCCAGATCAACCTGGAAAAAAGGACTTTGGCCCTCCTT CACGACGAAAATCTAACTGTGTGAAAGAAGTGGAAAAGTTGCAGGAGAAACGAGAAAAAAGAAGGTTGCAACAGCAAGAACTAAGGGAAAAGAAAGCCCAG GAAGTTGATGCCACAAATCCAAATTATGAAATAATGTGTATGATTCGAGACTTCAGAGGAAGTTTGGATTACCGACCTTTAACAACAGCTGACCAT ATTGATGAGCATCGAATATGTGTCTGTGTACGAAAACGTCCTCTTAATAAGAAAG AAAACACCATGAGAGACCTTGATGTCATTACGATTCCCAGTAAAGATGTGGTTATGGTACATGAGCCTAAACAAAAAGTAGATCTCACAAGATTCTTGGAAAACCAAACATTTCGCTTTGATTATGCCTTCGATGAAACGGCGCCAAATGAAATGGTCTACAG atttacagCTCGACCTCTTGTAGAAACCATTTTTGAAAGGGGCATGGCCACATGCTTTGCATACGGACAGACAGGAAGTGGGAAAACACAT acaATGGGTGGTGATTTTTCTGGCAAGAACCAAGACTGTTCAAAGGGAATTTATGCACTTGCAG CACGTGATGTTTTTCAAATGCTAAAGAaaccaaattataaaaaattagaGCTTCAAGTTTATGCCACGTTTTTTGAAATTTACAGTGGTAAG GTCTTTGACTTGTTAAACCGAAAAACCAAGTTAAGAGTTCTGGAGGATGGAAAGCAGCAAGTCCAAGTGGTGGGACTGCAAGAAAGAGAGGTCAAATGTGTGGAAGATGTGCTGAAGCTAATTGAGATTGGCAACAGTTGCAG AACATCTGGCCAAACATCTGCAAATGCACATTCATCTCGAAGCCACGCAGTGTTCCAAATTATATTACGAAAGAAAGGAAAGCTTCATGGCAAATTTTCACTAATTGACCTGGCTGGAAATGAAAGGGGAGCCGATACCTCCAGTGCAGACCGACAAACACGACTTGAAGGTGCCGAGATAAACAAGAGTTTATTAGCTTTGAAG GAATGCATTCGTGCCTTAGGGAGGAACAAGCCGCACACTCCATTCAGAGCAAGTAAACTGACCCAAGTTCTGCGAGACTCTTTTATTGGTGAAAACTCTCGCACTTGCATG ATTGCAACAATTTCTCCTGGAATGGCTTCCTGTGAAAACACTTTAAACACTTTAAGATACGCCAATAG AGTGAAGGAACTTACAGTGGATCCCAACGCAGCCGGAGACCTCCGCCCAATGATCCATCATGCGCAGTCCCAGCTTGATGACTTGGAAGCCCTGTGGGGAGTGGGGAGTTCTCCTCAGAGAGATGATCTCAAGCTGCTGTGCGAACAAAAT gaGGAAGAGGTATCCCCACAGTTGTTCACGTTCCATGAAGCAGTGTCTCAAATGGTAGAAATGGAGGAGCAAGTTGTAGAAGATCACAGAGCGGTGTTTCAG GAGTCCATACGGTGGCTTGAAGATGAAAAGGCACTTTTAGAGATGGCAGAAGAAGTGGACTATGATGTAGACTCGTATGCTACGCAACTGGAGGCAATCCTGGAGCAAAAGATTGAAATTCTCACCGAGTTACGGG ATAAAGTGAAATCCTTCCGTTCCGCTTTGCAAGAGGAGGAACAAGCCAGCAAACAAATTAACCCCAAGAGGCCCCGAGCTCTTTAA
- the KIF2A gene encoding kinesin-like protein KIF2A isoform X4, which produces MASSFGKIQIGIYVEIKRSDGRIHQAMVTSLNDDSESITVEWIENGDTKGKEIDLESIFALNPDLAPDEEIEPSPEMPPPPTPTTKVNKIVKNRRTVAPVKNETPARDNRVIGSARARTSQPIEQSASAQQNARRKSNCVKEVEKLQEKREKRRLQQQELREKKAQEVDATNPNYEIMCMIRDFRGSLDYRPLTTADHIDEHRICVCVRKRPLNKKENTMRDLDVITIPSKDVVMVHEPKQKVDLTRFLENQTFRFDYAFDETAPNEMVYRFTARPLVETIFERGMATCFAYGQTGSGKTHTMGGDFSGKNQDCSKGIYALAARDVFQMLKKPNYKKLELQVYATFFEIYSGKVFDLLNRKTKLRVLEDGKQQVQVVGLQEREVKCVEDVLKLIEIGNSCRTSGQTSANAHSSRSHAVFQIILRKKGKLHGKFSLIDLAGNERGADTSSADRQTRLEGAEINKSLLALKECIRALGRNKPHTPFRASKLTQVLRDSFIGENSRTCMIATISPGMASCENTLNTLRYANRVKELTVDPNAAGDLRPMIHHAQSQLDDLEALWGVGSSPQRDDLKLLCEQNEEEVSPQLFTFHEAVSQMVEMEEQVVEDHRAVFQESIRWLEDEKALLEMAEEVDYDVDSYATQLEAILEQKIEILTELRDKVKSFRSALQEEEQASKQINPKRPRAL; this is translated from the exons GCCGAATTCACCAAGCAATGGTAACATCCTTGAATGACGACAGCGAAAGTATTACAGTTGAATGGATCGAAAATGGAGACACAAAAGGAAAAGAG ATCGACTTGGAAAGCATTTTTGCACTTAACCCTGACCTTGCTCCTGATGAAGAAATAGAACCGAGCCCTGAAATGCCACCTCCACCTACGCCTACAACTAAAGTGAACAAAATTGTCAAG AATCGACGAACTGTGGCACCTGTGAAGAATGAAACTCCTGCAAGAGACAATAGAG tgatcGGTTCTGCCCGCGCACGAACGAGCCAGCCTATCGAGCAGTCGGCCTCTGCACAGCAGAATG CACGACGAAAATCTAACTGTGTGAAAGAAGTGGAAAAGTTGCAGGAGAAACGAGAAAAAAGAAGGTTGCAACAGCAAGAACTAAGGGAAAAGAAAGCCCAG GAAGTTGATGCCACAAATCCAAATTATGAAATAATGTGTATGATTCGAGACTTCAGAGGAAGTTTGGATTACCGACCTTTAACAACAGCTGACCAT ATTGATGAGCATCGAATATGTGTCTGTGTACGAAAACGTCCTCTTAATAAGAAAG AAAACACCATGAGAGACCTTGATGTCATTACGATTCCCAGTAAAGATGTGGTTATGGTACATGAGCCTAAACAAAAAGTAGATCTCACAAGATTCTTGGAAAACCAAACATTTCGCTTTGATTATGCCTTCGATGAAACGGCGCCAAATGAAATGGTCTACAG atttacagCTCGACCTCTTGTAGAAACCATTTTTGAAAGGGGCATGGCCACATGCTTTGCATACGGACAGACAGGAAGTGGGAAAACACAT acaATGGGTGGTGATTTTTCTGGCAAGAACCAAGACTGTTCAAAGGGAATTTATGCACTTGCAG CACGTGATGTTTTTCAAATGCTAAAGAaaccaaattataaaaaattagaGCTTCAAGTTTATGCCACGTTTTTTGAAATTTACAGTGGTAAG GTCTTTGACTTGTTAAACCGAAAAACCAAGTTAAGAGTTCTGGAGGATGGAAAGCAGCAAGTCCAAGTGGTGGGACTGCAAGAAAGAGAGGTCAAATGTGTGGAAGATGTGCTGAAGCTAATTGAGATTGGCAACAGTTGCAG AACATCTGGCCAAACATCTGCAAATGCACATTCATCTCGAAGCCACGCAGTGTTCCAAATTATATTACGAAAGAAAGGAAAGCTTCATGGCAAATTTTCACTAATTGACCTGGCTGGAAATGAAAGGGGAGCCGATACCTCCAGTGCAGACCGACAAACACGACTTGAAGGTGCCGAGATAAACAAGAGTTTATTAGCTTTGAAG GAATGCATTCGTGCCTTAGGGAGGAACAAGCCGCACACTCCATTCAGAGCAAGTAAACTGACCCAAGTTCTGCGAGACTCTTTTATTGGTGAAAACTCTCGCACTTGCATG ATTGCAACAATTTCTCCTGGAATGGCTTCCTGTGAAAACACTTTAAACACTTTAAGATACGCCAATAG AGTGAAGGAACTTACAGTGGATCCCAACGCAGCCGGAGACCTCCGCCCAATGATCCATCATGCGCAGTCCCAGCTTGATGACTTGGAAGCCCTGTGGGGAGTGGGGAGTTCTCCTCAGAGAGATGATCTCAAGCTGCTGTGCGAACAAAAT gaGGAAGAGGTATCCCCACAGTTGTTCACGTTCCATGAAGCAGTGTCTCAAATGGTAGAAATGGAGGAGCAAGTTGTAGAAGATCACAGAGCGGTGTTTCAG GAGTCCATACGGTGGCTTGAAGATGAAAAGGCACTTTTAGAGATGGCAGAAGAAGTGGACTATGATGTAGACTCGTATGCTACGCAACTGGAGGCAATCCTGGAGCAAAAGATTGAAATTCTCACCGAGTTACGGG ATAAAGTGAAATCCTTCCGTTCCGCTTTGCAAGAGGAGGAACAAGCCAGCAAACAAATTAACCCCAAGAGGCCCCGAGCTCTTTAA
- the KIF2A gene encoding kinesin-like protein KIF2A isoform X1: MASSFGKIQIGIYVEIKRSDGRIHQAMVTSLNDDSESITVEWIENGDTKGKEIDLESIFALNPDLAPDEEIEPSPEMPPPPTPTTKVNKIVKNRRTVAPVKNETPARDNRVIGSARARTSQPIEQSASAQQNGSVSDISPDQPGKKDFGPPSRRKSNCVKEVEKLQEKREKRRLQQQELREKKAQEVDATNPNYEIMCMIRDFRGSLDYRPLTTADHIDEHRICVCVRKRPLNKKENTMRDLDVITIPSKDVVMVHEPKQKVDLTRFLENQTFRFDYAFDETAPNEMVYRFTARPLVETIFERGMATCFAYGQTGSGKTHTMGGDFSGKNQDCSKGIYALAARDVFQMLKKPNYKKLELQVYATFFEIYSGKVFDLLNRKTKLRVLEDGKQQVQVVGLQEREVKCVEDVLKLIEIGNSCRTSGQTSANAHSSRSHAVFQIILRKKGKLHGKFSLIDLAGNERGADTSSADRQTRLEGAEINKSLLALKECIRALGRNKPHTPFRASKLTQVLRDSFIGENSRTCMIATISPGMASCENTLNTLRYANRVKEFGISPSDIPFSQGSGSRSDLSPSYEYDDFSPTLTRVKELTVDPNAAGDLRPMIHHAQSQLDDLEALWGVGSSPQRDDLKLLCEQNEEEVSPQLFTFHEAVSQMVEMEEQVVEDHRAVFQESIRWLEDEKALLEMAEEVDYDVDSYATQLEAILEQKIEILTELRDKVKSFRSALQEEEQASKQINPKRPRAL; this comes from the exons GCCGAATTCACCAAGCAATGGTAACATCCTTGAATGACGACAGCGAAAGTATTACAGTTGAATGGATCGAAAATGGAGACACAAAAGGAAAAGAG ATCGACTTGGAAAGCATTTTTGCACTTAACCCTGACCTTGCTCCTGATGAAGAAATAGAACCGAGCCCTGAAATGCCACCTCCACCTACGCCTACAACTAAAGTGAACAAAATTGTCAAG AATCGACGAACTGTGGCACCTGTGAAGAATGAAACTCCTGCAAGAGACAATAGAG tgatcGGTTCTGCCCGCGCACGAACGAGCCAGCCTATCGAGCAGTCGGCCTCTGCACAGCAGAATGGTAGTGTTTCAGATATATCTCCAGATCAACCTGGAAAAAAGGACTTTGGCCCTCCTT CACGACGAAAATCTAACTGTGTGAAAGAAGTGGAAAAGTTGCAGGAGAAACGAGAAAAAAGAAGGTTGCAACAGCAAGAACTAAGGGAAAAGAAAGCCCAG GAAGTTGATGCCACAAATCCAAATTATGAAATAATGTGTATGATTCGAGACTTCAGAGGAAGTTTGGATTACCGACCTTTAACAACAGCTGACCAT ATTGATGAGCATCGAATATGTGTCTGTGTACGAAAACGTCCTCTTAATAAGAAAG AAAACACCATGAGAGACCTTGATGTCATTACGATTCCCAGTAAAGATGTGGTTATGGTACATGAGCCTAAACAAAAAGTAGATCTCACAAGATTCTTGGAAAACCAAACATTTCGCTTTGATTATGCCTTCGATGAAACGGCGCCAAATGAAATGGTCTACAG atttacagCTCGACCTCTTGTAGAAACCATTTTTGAAAGGGGCATGGCCACATGCTTTGCATACGGACAGACAGGAAGTGGGAAAACACAT acaATGGGTGGTGATTTTTCTGGCAAGAACCAAGACTGTTCAAAGGGAATTTATGCACTTGCAG CACGTGATGTTTTTCAAATGCTAAAGAaaccaaattataaaaaattagaGCTTCAAGTTTATGCCACGTTTTTTGAAATTTACAGTGGTAAG GTCTTTGACTTGTTAAACCGAAAAACCAAGTTAAGAGTTCTGGAGGATGGAAAGCAGCAAGTCCAAGTGGTGGGACTGCAAGAAAGAGAGGTCAAATGTGTGGAAGATGTGCTGAAGCTAATTGAGATTGGCAACAGTTGCAG AACATCTGGCCAAACATCTGCAAATGCACATTCATCTCGAAGCCACGCAGTGTTCCAAATTATATTACGAAAGAAAGGAAAGCTTCATGGCAAATTTTCACTAATTGACCTGGCTGGAAATGAAAGGGGAGCCGATACCTCCAGTGCAGACCGACAAACACGACTTGAAGGTGCCGAGATAAACAAGAGTTTATTAGCTTTGAAG GAATGCATTCGTGCCTTAGGGAGGAACAAGCCGCACACTCCATTCAGAGCAAGTAAACTGACCCAAGTTCTGCGAGACTCTTTTATTGGTGAAAACTCTCGCACTTGCATG ATTGCAACAATTTCTCCTGGAATGGCTTCCTGTGAAAACACTTTAAACACTTTAAGATACGCCAATAG AGTAAAAGAATTTGGAATTAGTCCATCGGACATTCCCTTCTCACAGGGTAGTGGAAGTCGCTCTGATCTCTCTCCTTCCTATGAGTATGATGACTTTTCTCCTACACTCACCAG AGTGAAGGAACTTACAGTGGATCCCAACGCAGCCGGAGACCTCCGCCCAATGATCCATCATGCGCAGTCCCAGCTTGATGACTTGGAAGCCCTGTGGGGAGTGGGGAGTTCTCCTCAGAGAGATGATCTCAAGCTGCTGTGCGAACAAAAT gaGGAAGAGGTATCCCCACAGTTGTTCACGTTCCATGAAGCAGTGTCTCAAATGGTAGAAATGGAGGAGCAAGTTGTAGAAGATCACAGAGCGGTGTTTCAG GAGTCCATACGGTGGCTTGAAGATGAAAAGGCACTTTTAGAGATGGCAGAAGAAGTGGACTATGATGTAGACTCGTATGCTACGCAACTGGAGGCAATCCTGGAGCAAAAGATTGAAATTCTCACCGAGTTACGGG ATAAAGTGAAATCCTTCCGTTCCGCTTTGCAAGAGGAGGAACAAGCCAGCAAACAAATTAACCCCAAGAGGCCCCGAGCTCTTTAA
- the KIF2A gene encoding kinesin-like protein KIF2A isoform X2, with the protein MASSFGKIQIGIYVEIKRSDGRIHQAMVTSLNDDSESITVEWIENGDTKGKEIDLESIFALNPDLAPDEEIEPSPEMPPPPTPTTKVNKIVKNRRTVAPVKNETPARDNRVIGSARARTSQPIEQSASAQQNARRKSNCVKEVEKLQEKREKRRLQQQELREKKAQEVDATNPNYEIMCMIRDFRGSLDYRPLTTADHIDEHRICVCVRKRPLNKKENTMRDLDVITIPSKDVVMVHEPKQKVDLTRFLENQTFRFDYAFDETAPNEMVYRFTARPLVETIFERGMATCFAYGQTGSGKTHTMGGDFSGKNQDCSKGIYALAARDVFQMLKKPNYKKLELQVYATFFEIYSGKVFDLLNRKTKLRVLEDGKQQVQVVGLQEREVKCVEDVLKLIEIGNSCRTSGQTSANAHSSRSHAVFQIILRKKGKLHGKFSLIDLAGNERGADTSSADRQTRLEGAEINKSLLALKECIRALGRNKPHTPFRASKLTQVLRDSFIGENSRTCMIATISPGMASCENTLNTLRYANRVKEFGISPSDIPFSQGSGSRSDLSPSYEYDDFSPTLTRVKELTVDPNAAGDLRPMIHHAQSQLDDLEALWGVGSSPQRDDLKLLCEQNEEEVSPQLFTFHEAVSQMVEMEEQVVEDHRAVFQESIRWLEDEKALLEMAEEVDYDVDSYATQLEAILEQKIEILTELRDKVKSFRSALQEEEQASKQINPKRPRAL; encoded by the exons GCCGAATTCACCAAGCAATGGTAACATCCTTGAATGACGACAGCGAAAGTATTACAGTTGAATGGATCGAAAATGGAGACACAAAAGGAAAAGAG ATCGACTTGGAAAGCATTTTTGCACTTAACCCTGACCTTGCTCCTGATGAAGAAATAGAACCGAGCCCTGAAATGCCACCTCCACCTACGCCTACAACTAAAGTGAACAAAATTGTCAAG AATCGACGAACTGTGGCACCTGTGAAGAATGAAACTCCTGCAAGAGACAATAGAG tgatcGGTTCTGCCCGCGCACGAACGAGCCAGCCTATCGAGCAGTCGGCCTCTGCACAGCAGAATG CACGACGAAAATCTAACTGTGTGAAAGAAGTGGAAAAGTTGCAGGAGAAACGAGAAAAAAGAAGGTTGCAACAGCAAGAACTAAGGGAAAAGAAAGCCCAG GAAGTTGATGCCACAAATCCAAATTATGAAATAATGTGTATGATTCGAGACTTCAGAGGAAGTTTGGATTACCGACCTTTAACAACAGCTGACCAT ATTGATGAGCATCGAATATGTGTCTGTGTACGAAAACGTCCTCTTAATAAGAAAG AAAACACCATGAGAGACCTTGATGTCATTACGATTCCCAGTAAAGATGTGGTTATGGTACATGAGCCTAAACAAAAAGTAGATCTCACAAGATTCTTGGAAAACCAAACATTTCGCTTTGATTATGCCTTCGATGAAACGGCGCCAAATGAAATGGTCTACAG atttacagCTCGACCTCTTGTAGAAACCATTTTTGAAAGGGGCATGGCCACATGCTTTGCATACGGACAGACAGGAAGTGGGAAAACACAT acaATGGGTGGTGATTTTTCTGGCAAGAACCAAGACTGTTCAAAGGGAATTTATGCACTTGCAG CACGTGATGTTTTTCAAATGCTAAAGAaaccaaattataaaaaattagaGCTTCAAGTTTATGCCACGTTTTTTGAAATTTACAGTGGTAAG GTCTTTGACTTGTTAAACCGAAAAACCAAGTTAAGAGTTCTGGAGGATGGAAAGCAGCAAGTCCAAGTGGTGGGACTGCAAGAAAGAGAGGTCAAATGTGTGGAAGATGTGCTGAAGCTAATTGAGATTGGCAACAGTTGCAG AACATCTGGCCAAACATCTGCAAATGCACATTCATCTCGAAGCCACGCAGTGTTCCAAATTATATTACGAAAGAAAGGAAAGCTTCATGGCAAATTTTCACTAATTGACCTGGCTGGAAATGAAAGGGGAGCCGATACCTCCAGTGCAGACCGACAAACACGACTTGAAGGTGCCGAGATAAACAAGAGTTTATTAGCTTTGAAG GAATGCATTCGTGCCTTAGGGAGGAACAAGCCGCACACTCCATTCAGAGCAAGTAAACTGACCCAAGTTCTGCGAGACTCTTTTATTGGTGAAAACTCTCGCACTTGCATG ATTGCAACAATTTCTCCTGGAATGGCTTCCTGTGAAAACACTTTAAACACTTTAAGATACGCCAATAG AGTAAAAGAATTTGGAATTAGTCCATCGGACATTCCCTTCTCACAGGGTAGTGGAAGTCGCTCTGATCTCTCTCCTTCCTATGAGTATGATGACTTTTCTCCTACACTCACCAG AGTGAAGGAACTTACAGTGGATCCCAACGCAGCCGGAGACCTCCGCCCAATGATCCATCATGCGCAGTCCCAGCTTGATGACTTGGAAGCCCTGTGGGGAGTGGGGAGTTCTCCTCAGAGAGATGATCTCAAGCTGCTGTGCGAACAAAAT gaGGAAGAGGTATCCCCACAGTTGTTCACGTTCCATGAAGCAGTGTCTCAAATGGTAGAAATGGAGGAGCAAGTTGTAGAAGATCACAGAGCGGTGTTTCAG GAGTCCATACGGTGGCTTGAAGATGAAAAGGCACTTTTAGAGATGGCAGAAGAAGTGGACTATGATGTAGACTCGTATGCTACGCAACTGGAGGCAATCCTGGAGCAAAAGATTGAAATTCTCACCGAGTTACGGG ATAAAGTGAAATCCTTCCGTTCCGCTTTGCAAGAGGAGGAACAAGCCAGCAAACAAATTAACCCCAAGAGGCCCCGAGCTCTTTAA